In one Actinopolymorpha sp. NPDC004070 genomic region, the following are encoded:
- a CDS encoding ABC transporter ATP-binding protein: MASIEIEQVRKRYQAERVVDLHGEERPALDGVSLSLAEGETVSVVGSSGCGKSTLLKVVAGLEYPDSGRILYNGQDVTHVRPQERGVGMVFQDYALYPSMKGKGNLAYYFEVHDRTEEEAEQRTRETAERMGIGFEQLLGRVPDTLSGGEQQRVAIGRCIVREPQLFLMDEPISNLDAKLRERTRVEIRKLLRKFAITTLYVTHDQQEAIFMGDRIAVMRGGRIEQVGTFDELYSTPANLFVATFVGAPPMAVIPAAIEAGRVTVPGGTWQLPDGLAGSLPTGPVRVGVRPEGWLLDTSDGAPLRIRHRERIPTERASFLYGHLGEANVAVTAPVDYPDRAEVAITPDWERAYVFAADGEEPHHVPGVLELF; the protein is encoded by the coding sequence ATGGCGTCGATCGAGATCGAGCAGGTGCGCAAGCGCTACCAGGCCGAGCGGGTGGTCGACCTGCACGGCGAGGAACGCCCGGCGCTGGACGGCGTGAGCCTGTCCCTCGCCGAGGGGGAGACGGTCAGCGTGGTGGGCTCGTCCGGATGTGGCAAGTCCACCTTGCTCAAGGTGGTCGCGGGACTGGAGTACCCCGACTCCGGCCGGATCCTCTACAACGGCCAGGACGTAACCCACGTCCGCCCGCAGGAACGCGGTGTCGGCATGGTCTTCCAGGACTACGCGCTCTACCCGTCGATGAAGGGAAAGGGCAACCTGGCCTACTACTTCGAGGTGCACGACCGCACCGAGGAGGAGGCCGAGCAGCGCACCCGGGAGACCGCCGAGCGGATGGGCATCGGGTTCGAGCAGTTGCTCGGCCGGGTGCCCGACACGCTGTCCGGCGGGGAGCAGCAGCGGGTGGCGATCGGGCGGTGCATCGTCCGCGAGCCGCAGCTGTTCCTCATGGACGAGCCGATCTCCAACCTGGACGCGAAGCTGCGCGAACGCACCCGGGTGGAGATCCGCAAGCTCCTGCGAAAGTTCGCGATCACCACGTTGTATGTCACCCACGACCAGCAGGAAGCCATCTTCATGGGCGACCGGATCGCGGTGATGCGCGGCGGCCGGATCGAGCAGGTCGGCACGTTCGACGAGCTGTACTCCACGCCGGCGAACCTGTTCGTGGCGACGTTCGTCGGTGCCCCGCCGATGGCGGTGATCCCGGCGGCGATCGAGGCGGGCCGGGTCACCGTTCCCGGAGGCACCTGGCAGCTGCCGGACGGTCTCGCCGGCTCGTTGCCGACCGGTCCCGTGCGGGTCGGCGTACGGCCGGAGGGCTGGCTGCTGGACACCTCCGACGGAGCGCCGCTGCGGATACGCCACCGCGAGCGGATCCCCACCGAGCGGGCGAGCTTCCTGTACGGCCACCTGGGCGAGGCCAACGTCGCTGTGACCGCGCCCGTCGACTATCCCGACCGGGCCGAGGTGGCGATCACCCCGGACTGGGAGCGGGCGTACGTGTTCGCCGCCGACGGAGAGGAGCCGCACCATGTCCCCGGCGTACTCGAACTGTTCTGA
- a CDS encoding carbohydrate ABC transporter permease, translating to MLFPRVGRRQPMLRIAWWLVVAFLCLGITLHLFPFYFMLITSFKSGQEVLQFPPTWWPHDGTVAGWRLVVSLVQGGNTAATTLMDGPFWKFFLNSVNITFWVLVLGIPITSLAAYANSKLQTGPLARWSFLFFIGTLMMPAALTLIPNYLLTRNFPFALPDAPSFFGSDTLVWPNVRIWDTHWAVILPIVFQAFNFLLFKGFFDTIPNSVIQAARVDGGSEFNIFRRIVLPMSVPVYAVAIWGAFSGAWDQFLWPLVVLQSPDKMPASVEIYNLLQKFTQAGATDANQASAAAQQMQQILSAGMSWNGLMVLGILQSLPVFIAFIVCREYLLRGIRLRGLK from the coding sequence ATGCTCTTCCCACGCGTGGGGCGCAGGCAGCCGATGCTGCGGATCGCCTGGTGGCTGGTCGTGGCGTTCCTGTGCCTCGGCATCACCCTGCACCTGTTTCCCTTCTATTTCATGCTGATCACGTCGTTCAAGTCCGGCCAGGAGGTGCTGCAGTTCCCGCCGACCTGGTGGCCGCACGACGGCACCGTCGCCGGCTGGCGGCTGGTGGTGAGCCTGGTCCAGGGCGGCAACACCGCCGCCACGACGTTGATGGACGGACCGTTCTGGAAGTTCTTCCTGAACTCGGTGAACATCACCTTCTGGGTGCTGGTGCTGGGCATCCCGATCACCTCGCTCGCGGCGTACGCCAACTCGAAGTTGCAGACCGGGCCGCTGGCCCGCTGGTCCTTCCTGTTCTTCATCGGCACGCTGATGATGCCGGCAGCACTCACCCTGATCCCGAACTACCTGCTGACCCGCAACTTCCCGTTCGCCCTTCCGGACGCGCCGTCGTTCTTCGGCAGCGACACCCTCGTCTGGCCCAACGTACGGATCTGGGACACGCACTGGGCGGTGATCCTGCCGATCGTCTTCCAGGCGTTCAACTTCCTTCTTTTCAAGGGGTTCTTCGACACGATCCCGAACTCGGTGATCCAGGCGGCCCGGGTGGACGGCGGGTCGGAGTTCAACATCTTCCGCCGGATCGTGCTGCCGATGAGCGTTCCCGTGTACGCCGTGGCGATCTGGGGTGCGTTCAGCGGAGCGTGGGACCAGTTCCTGTGGCCGTTGGTGGTGCTGCAGAGTCCGGACAAGATGCCGGCCTCGGTGGAGATCTACAACCTGTTGCAGAAGTTCACCCAGGCGGGCGCGACGGACGCCAACCAGGCCAGTGCGGCGGCCCAGCAGATGCAGCAGATCCTGTCCGCCGGCATGTCGTGGAACGGCCTGATGGTGCTCGGCATCCTGCAGTCGTTGCCGGTGTTCATCGCGTTCATCGTCTGCCGTGAGTACCTGCTGCGCGGCATCCGCCTGCGCGGCCTGAAGTGA
- a CDS encoding sugar ABC transporter permease, with translation MTGERVIPGASGSGQNPDNTPNPAARQGTASTALTDAPGAGTPQGPQGQATAAAPKLSRRRRLEGALFVTPAFLFQLSWGWYPLLMAFVISFTNARFRGPVEFTGLTSYLRMWRDPLVGEAFKVTAIYTVLSIGLTFMIPVVVAILLMEMPRRHIRWMMLLWFLPLSGIASTLLFRYMFNAQYGLFQWVATEVLHLSPQPFLNSGNQVLFWLVFPGILFFGPGLIYMATLQGIPASYYEAAEIEGAGFWRKIWTISLPRLRPVISMLLIFAVIGSSQAFEFPLIMTGGGPGGASRTVVMYLYELMRSLRYADATALGVFLFVVTMVLVVIQRRFFREDPDQ, from the coding sequence ATGACTGGTGAACGAGTGATTCCCGGGGCCTCGGGCTCCGGCCAGAACCCCGACAACACCCCGAACCCCGCGGCCCGTCAGGGCACCGCGTCGACCGCGCTGACCGATGCGCCCGGCGCCGGGACCCCTCAGGGCCCGCAGGGCCAGGCCACCGCGGCCGCGCCCAAGCTGAGCCGCCGGCGCCGGCTGGAGGGAGCGCTGTTCGTCACACCGGCGTTCCTCTTCCAGTTGTCGTGGGGCTGGTACCCGCTGCTGATGGCGTTCGTCATCAGCTTCACCAACGCCCGCTTCCGCGGTCCGGTGGAGTTCACCGGGCTGACGAGCTACCTGCGGATGTGGCGTGACCCGCTGGTCGGCGAAGCGTTCAAGGTCACCGCGATCTACACGGTGCTGAGCATCGGGCTGACGTTCATGATCCCGGTCGTGGTGGCGATCCTGTTGATGGAGATGCCGCGGCGGCACATCCGCTGGATGATGCTGTTGTGGTTCCTGCCGCTGTCGGGAATCGCCAGCACGCTGTTGTTCCGCTACATGTTCAACGCGCAGTACGGCCTGTTCCAGTGGGTGGCCACGGAGGTGCTGCACCTGTCGCCGCAGCCGTTCCTCAACAGCGGCAACCAGGTGCTGTTCTGGCTGGTGTTCCCCGGCATCCTGTTCTTCGGGCCGGGGCTTATCTACATGGCAACCCTGCAAGGGATTCCGGCCTCCTACTACGAGGCGGCCGAGATCGAGGGTGCGGGTTTCTGGCGCAAGATCTGGACGATCTCGCTGCCCCGGCTGCGACCGGTCATCTCGATGCTGCTGATCTTCGCGGTGATCGGATCCTCGCAGGCGTTCGAGTTCCCGCTCATCATGACCGGCGGTGGGCCCGGCGGTGCGAGCCGCACGGTCGTGATGTACCTCTACGAGCTCATGCGCAGCCTGCGCTACGCCGACGCGACCGCACTCGGCGTCTTCTTGTTCGTGGTGACCATGGTGCTGGTGGTCATCCAGCGCAGGTTCTTCCGCGAGGACCCCGACCAGTAG